CAGGTCCTCGGGCCGGGGAACCACGCTCCAGCGGGCCAGGACGAGGAGCTCGGCCCCGTCACCGAGGCTCACCGTGCGCGCGCCTTCCGTGATCTCGTAGAACCCCAGCAGAGGGAGCAGGCGCCCCAGCCGGGTCTCGGGATCCGGATCCACCCCCTGCACCACCCGGTATCCCCACGCCGTCTCGACCTCCCGGGCCAGGGCAGGGGCCAGGCGCCTGGCCGGATCCAGGAGCACCCGCCTCCCCGACGGGCCGGTCACCAGCGGGAAGTCGGCCGCGGGCAGCCTCAGGGTGCGGCCCCGGCCCAGGGGAAGAAACGTCTCGCCGGTGTCGGTCACCCGGCACCCCAGGGCTTCGAGGGTGCGGAGAATCGAGGCGTGGAACGCCGGGACCTCGAAGGGGGGAGGGGTCCGGGCCCCGGAGGCACGGACCAGGTCGGGGGGGATCCGGAGGCGCTGGCCCACGTACAACCGGTTGAGGTCCCGGATGCGCGGGTTCGCCCGGGCCACCGCTGCCAGCGCCTGGGGCATCCGGTCCCGGGTCACCCCGTAGCGGCTCTTCAGGATCTTCCAGACGCTGTCCCCCGGTCGGACCGTGTACGCCTCGGCCGCCGCCGCGTTCTCGGCGCTTTGGATGCGCTCCTCGATCTTGAACGGCACCTTCACGGTCTGCCCCGGCCGGAGGCGGTCGGGGTCCACGCCGGGGTTGAGCTCCCGGAAGGCGGCCACGAAGGCGGCCATGGCCTCCGGGTCCACCCGGTACTCCTTGCGGAGGATCTTCCAGAGGCTCTCCCCCGGCCGGATCCTCCGGGTCTCGGAGAACACCGACCGGTTGCCCCTGCGTTCCACCGACAGGGTGCGTTGGAGCCGGATGGTGGTGCCCGGCGCCGGGGGCGCCTCCTCCGCGGCCGCGGCCGACACCGCCAGCGCGAGCGCCGTGAGCCAGCCGGCCCACCGGAGCCTCACCGGCCCAGTACCCCCAGGAAACATGGGCCCCCGATCCACAGGTCGTCCTCGAACTTCTCAATGTTCGCCCACGAGGCCGACACCGCCAGCGTTCGCTCGACGCCCAGCGCGTCGGTGAACGTGTAGGAGACGGCGACGGGGACGCCGTCGGCCGTGCTCTGGACCGGGAACACCGTGTCCGACGTGGACTCGCCCAGGGTGAACCCGAAGGTCAGGGTGAACCGCCCCGTGTCCCCGTCCTCGGCCACCTCCAGTTGCCGCGCGGTGGACCCCACCGTGACCTCGAGGGTCGTCACCTCGTCCGGGACCCCGTTTCCCTCGAACCCCGGCAGGTCCTCGAGGGTCACGACGGCCCGGGCGTCCTCGCCCACGAAGCGGGTGGCCGAGATCGTAAGCAGCCGCACCAGGATGCCCCTCACCCCCTCGTCCGTGCCCATCCAGACGTTGCCCGAGGGGTCCACCGTGATCCGGTCCACCCGGTCGAACCGGGAGGACTCCTCCTGGGCCCAGCACCCCTGGCCCGGGAGGTCCGTTTCCGAGCACTCGGTGCCCTGCAGGGAGCCGTCCGGCCCCGGGGTCTGGAAGTATGCCCCCTGGTCCGTGGCCACCCACACCGTGCCGTCGAACGGATCCACCGCCACGTCCCGGAGGGTTCGGTTCACGGGGAACGAAAAACCGTCCGGCTGCGAGCCCGCCGGATCGGAACCCTGCAGGGTCTGGGCGGGGTATCGCAGGAGATCCGCCGTGCCGCTGCTCGGGGTTCCCACGACCCACAGGTCGCCCGTGAGACGGGAGAACGCCATGCCTCCCAGCGCCGAGAGGGTAGGGTCCACCAGGCGGGTGGCCGACGGGTCGCCGAGCCGGACCAGGTACAGGCGGGCGTCTCCCGAATCGAAGAACACCACGGCGGGGTCGTCGGCCCAGGGGGCCAATGCCAGGCGGGTGATCTCGTCGTCTTCTTGATAAACGGTGGTGTTCGGCTGGGGTGCGCCCCCGCCCAGGGCCCACGATCGGACCCCGGAGGGGGTCGCGGCCCACAGGGTGCTGCCGTCCGAGGCGAGGTCCAGGACGCCCAGGCCTCCCGTGTCCAGGGAGGACGGGGGTTTCGGGCTCAATCCCGTCTCGGACAGGACCCGGCCGTACTGGATGCCCCGGGTGTCTTGCGAAGCCCCGTTGAACCCGAGGAAGAAGTTCTCCCCTTCCTCCAGGGCGCCGAACGCCACCGCCCGGGCCGCGTCGTCGAGGAGGCCGTCCGAGTTCTTGTTCAGGGGAAAGAACGACGCCAGCCGATCCCCCACGAGCGCCGCCACCCCCGTGTCGGCCGCGAACCAGACCCGGTTCGCCCCGTCCACCCCGATGGCGTGGATCCGGGAGGCGCTGCCGAGCTTGAGCGTGGAGAAACTGAGAAAGACCGATCGTTCGCACCGCCCCGTCCGGGGGGCCACGGCGCCGGCCACACAGACGGCCATGAGGAAGGACAAGACGCGCTTCATCAGGGTTCCTCCGTGGGAAAAGAGCCTTATAGCACGCCCTTTTCCGGGCCTTCAAGGAAGCCCCCTTCGGCCGCTGCGCGACCCTACAACGGAGAAGGGTAACGTGCGTTGGTCGGGGGCCGTTGCCGGCGGCGGGGCATGGGTTTCAGGAACCGGAGTTCAGCGGACAGGAGACAGGAAATCCTGAAAAGCAGTCTGGGTTCCCGGGGGATCCTCTCGGGGCACCGAAGAGCTTTCTCCCTGTCCACCGATTCTGAATTCTGGCCCCTGGACCCCATGCCCCCCGAGACCGTGAGGTGGCGCCAAAGAGGCGGGGCCATACTTGGAACACTCGGGAATCAAGTAGGTTTTCATGCATCCTAGCGTCCTAGCGGAAGTTACAAGGAAAGCCCGGCCGCTGGCATCCCCAGAGGGGCGGCTCTATACTGCGGCCATGCTGACGAGAACCCGATGGCGCGTGCAGGAGGTGCCGGCCGGCCCCGGGGAGGCCCGTGCCTGCTGGGAGGCCGCGGCCCGGGCCGGTGCGGTCGGTGCCGTGACCTCGTGGGGAGCGGGGATCCCCGGCCGGACCTTTCTGCGCATCTACTGGGAGGTGACGCCGGGCGCCCCGGCTCCCCCCGAAGGGGAGGACCTGGAGGAGGAGAACTGGACCCCCTACTGGCGAGGGGCGCTGGAGCCGGTGGCCGTGAGCGCCCGCGTGTGGCTGGTGCCGGCCTGGGCGAGCCCCCCGCCGGAGGCCCGGGGGACCGTGTTGCGGATCGACCCCGGCATGGCCTTCGGCGCCGGGGATCACCCCACCACCCGGCTTTGTCTGCGGGTCGTGGAGGCCATGGCCGCCGGGGCCGGCGTGCCCACCCCGGTGCTGGACGTGGGAACCGGCACGGGCGTGTTGGCCCTGGCCGCCGCCGCCCTGGGGGCGGGGCGGGTGGACGCGCTGGACATCGATCCGTTCGGGTTCGCGGCCTGCCGCCGGAACGCCCGGAGAAATGGGCTGGACGGCCGGGTGCGGCCGCTGCTCCTCTCGCTGGACCTCGTGGACGGGGCGTATCCCTTGATCCTGGCCAATGTGGTCGCCGGGCAGCTGGAAGCCCTTGCCGGCCACCTGCGGCGTCTCCTCCGGCCGGGGGGGCGGCTCGTGGTCAGCGGGTTCCAGGCGGACGAGGAGCATCGGGTGGTGGAGGCGCTGGGTCTCGCCGTGGAGGAGAGGGCGGTGGAGGACGGGTGGCCCGCGCTCACCCTGGCGAAGGAGGCACCCTGATGGGACGGGTGATCCCGCTTCTGCCCCGGCGGCGGGTCGAGGCCGAGATGCTGCTGCGGGTGTACCGGGTGCTCTGCCCCCAGGTGGGCCCCGACCGGGCCCTCGCCGTGGTGGCCGCGGCGGTGGAGGGGGCGGCCGAGGCGGCCGGCAGGGAGTTCGCCCGGCAGGCTCCGGGGGGACCGTCGCTCGAGCACTTCGCCACCGTGCTCGATCGGTGGCGGGAGGGGGATGCCCTGGACGTCCGGGAGGTGCGGCTCGAGGAGGGGGTTCTGGCGTTCACCGTGACCCGGTGCCGGTACGCCGACCTCTACCGGTCGATGGGGTTGTCGGTGCCGCTGGCCCGGACCCTGTCGTGCGGCCGGGACGCGGCCTTCGCCCGGGGCTACCATGCGGGGCTCACCCTGGAGCGCCGGGGGACCATCGTGGAGGGCGCGGCCGCGTGCCGGTTCCGGTTCGTCTGGGAGGGGTGATCCCGCCTGCCGCCCCCCCCGTTTTTCCGAGGACCCGAGCCTGAGGAGGCAACCATGCAGTACGAGACCATCCTGTTCGAACGCCGCGACCGGGTCGGGGTGCTGACCCTGAACCGGCCCAAACAGATCAACGCGCTGAGCCTTCGGCTCATGAACGAGGTGCTCGATCTCCTGGCTCGGCTGGAGCAGGATCGGGACCTGGGCGCGGTCGTGATCCGGGGGGCGGGCAAGCACTTCTGCGCCGGCCATGACCTCTCCGAGATGACCGGGCGCGACGTGAAGGCCTACCGTGAGATCTTCGACACCTGCACCCGCATGATGAACGCGATCCAGGCCTTGCCCCAGCCGGTGATCGCCCAGGTCCAGGGCGTGGCCACGGCGGCCGGCTGCCAGTTGGTGGCCACCTGCGACCTGGCCGTGGCCGCCGAGGGGGCCCGCTTCGCCACCCCGGGGGTGAAGATCGGGCTGTTCTGCTCGACCCCGATGGTGGCGCTGAGCCGGGCCGTGGGCCGGAAGAAGGCGCTGGAGATGCTCCTGACCGGTGAGTTTCTGGACGCCGAGGAGGCCCGGCTGTTCGGCTTGGTGAACCGGGTGGTTCCGGCGGACCGTTTGGCCGACGAGACCCTGGCTCTGGCCCGCAAGGTGACGCAGGCCAGCCCCCTGACCCTGGGCATCGGCAAGCAGGCTTTCTACAACCAGATCGACCTGCCCCAGCCCCAGGCCTACGCCTACGCCAAGGAGGTGATGAGCCTGAACGCCTTGGCCGCCGACGCCCAGGAAGGGATGTGCGCGTTCCTGGAGAAACGGGATCCCCGGTGGACGGGACGGTGAGGACTCCGGCCTGGGAGCGGTGGAAACCCGCGGCCCCGGCCCGGGTCCACCTGCTCGCGGCGGCGCTGCTGTGGACCGGGGTCGGGGTGGGGCTCGGCACGGCAGGGGCCGTGTGGACCTTCGGCGTCGCGGGTGCATGGGGGTGGGCGCTGCTGCCGGCAGCCCTGGCGGTGGGGCTGCTCAAGGCCCGGGTGGCCCTGGAGCCGACGGCCCGTCGGAGCGCGGCTCGGATCCGGGCGCGGGGCGACGGCCGGTGCTTGGGAGGGTTCCTGTCGTGGCGGACCTGGCTGTTCGTCACGGCCATGATGGCCCTGGGGGCCGGGCTCCGGCGCAGCCCCCTGCCCCGGGGGGTGCTGGGGTTCGTGTACGTGGCCGTGGGGGCCGCCCTTCTCAGGGGCAGCCGGGTGTTTTGGGCCGAGGTGTCCCGGGGGGGCGGGTTCGTGAACCGGAGGGCGGACCGGGTTCTTTGACAGGCCTCCGGCGCCGGGTAGGCTGGGGAGGGACCTTCCCCCCTGCCGACCTGGAGGAACCCCCATGGCGCCGGAACCGGTCTGTTACCCAAGGGTGAAGAACGTGGGGCTGCGGGGCATCACCGTGGCCGACACCAAGGTCAGCTTCATCGACGGAACCCAGGGCATCCTGATCTACCGGGGGTACCGGATCGAGGATCTGGCCCGGCACAGCACCTACGAGGAGGTGGCCCACCTGCTGATCCACGGCCACCTGCCCACCGCGGCCGAGCTGGAGGCCTTCGAGCGCCGGCTGCGTACGGCCCGGGCCGTGCCGGCCGAGGTGTTGGAGAGCCTTCGGCTCCGGCCGGCCACGGCCACGGCCATGGACGTGCTCCAGGGGGCGGTGGCGTTCCTGGCCGACCACGACCCGGATCTGGGGGGTTCCGATCCGCAGGAGGTGCGGGCCCAGGCCGAACGCCTCACGGCGCGGCTGCCCGGGGTGGTGGCGGCCTGGGCACGGATCCGCGCCGGCGAGCCGGTGCCCGAGCCGCGGGACGACCTGGGGCACGCGGCCCACTTCCTCCACCAGCTCACCGGACGGGTGCCCGACCCGGAGGCGGCCCGTCTGTTCGACGTGTGCCTGCTGCTGCACGCGGACCACACCTTCAACGCCAGCACCTTCGCCGCCCGCGAGGTGGCCAGCACCCGGGCCCACCTCTACGCTGCGGTGGGGGCGGCGATCGGGGCCCTGTCCGGTGAGCTCCACGGCGGGGCGAACACCCGGGTGATGGCCATGCTCCGGGAGATCGGAACGGTGGACCGGGTGGAGGCCTACGTCACGGCCCGGCTCAACGCGGGGGACCGGGTCATGGGCATGGGTCACGCCGTGTACAAGACCCTGGACCCCCGGGCCCGGATCCTGAAGGAGATGGCCCTCGGCCTGGCCGAGCGCACGAGCGACCGCCACTGGCTCGACATCGCGGAGCGGGTCTGCGAGGTCACCCAGCGGGAGTTCCGGGCCCGCAAGGGGGCCGAGATCTACCCCAACGTGGATTTCTACTCCGCCCCGGTGTACCACCAGCTGGGAATCGACCCCGACCTGTTCACCCCCGTGTTCGCGCTGGGGCGGGTGGCGGGGTGGTGCGCCCACGTGATCGAGGAGAAGTTCGCCGAGGCCCAGGACAAACCGGCCCTGTACCGGCCCAAGGCCGAGTACGTGGGCGAGTACTGCGGCCCCCAGGGGTGCGTGTACGAGCCCATCGAGGCCCGGGGGAGGGGGGCATGAGCGTCCCCGACCGGCCCGAGGTGGTCTTCATCCCGGGCGACGGGATCGGCCCCGAGGTGATGTTCCCGGCCATCGAGGCCGTCGACGCCGCGGTGCGGGGGGCCTACGGCGGGGGCCGGGCCATCCGGTGGACCGAGGCGTGGGCCGGCAAGCGGGCCATGGCGGAGCACGGCTCCCCCCTGCCGGAGCCGACCCTGGCGGCGATCCGCCGGGCCCGGGTGGCCCTCAAGGGCCCCCTCGAGACGCCGGTGGGCGGCGGCATCCGCAGCCTGAACGTGGCCCTGCGCAAGATCCTCGATCTGTACGCCTGCGTGCGGCCGGTGCGGTACTACCCCGGGGTTCCCTCCCCCATGCGCCACCCGGAGCGGGTGGACCTGGTGCTCTTCCGGGAGAACACCGAGGACGTGTACGCCGGGTACGAGTGGCAGGAGGGCACGCCGGAGGCCCTGCGGGTGATCCGGTTCCTCAACCAGGAGATGGCCTGCTCGATCCCCGAGGACTCGGGGGTGGGGATCAAGCCGATGAGCGTCACCGGGTCCAAACGGCTGATCCGGATGGCGATCCGGTACGCCTTGGACCGGGGGCGCAGATCGGTCACCCTGGTCCACAAGGGCAACATCATGAAGTACACCGAGGGGGCGTTTCGGCGTTGGGGGTACGAGGTGGCGGCCCGGGAGTTCTCGGAGCACACGATCACCGAGGCCGAGCTGCGGGGCCGGGAGCACGGGTCCGACTACGACGGCGTGACCCCGCCGGGCGCGGTGGTGGTGAACGACCGGATCGCGGACGCGATGTTCCAGGAGCTGATCCTGCGGCCCGAGCGCTACGACGTGCTTGCGTTGTCGAACCTGAACGGCGACTACATGTCGGACGCGGCCGCGGCCCTGGTGGGGGGGCTGGGCCTAGCCCCGGGGGCGAACCTGGGGGACGAGTACGCCGTGTTCGAGGCCACCCACGGAACGGCCCCCGACATTGCGGGGCAGGGCCGGGCCAACCCGGGCAGCCTCATGCTGTCGGGCGCGATGATGCTCCGGCACCTGGGGTGGGAGGAGGCGGCGGACCGGCTCGAGGGGGCGGTGACCCGGGTGCTGGCGGCCCGCCGGTTGACCCCCGACCTGGCCCCCCAGGTGCCGGGGGCCGAGGAGCTCGACACGGCTGCGTTCGGAAGGGCCGTGGCCGCCGAGGCCGCGTAGCCCGGGCCCGCTTGACTTCCGTAGCCCCCTGTACTATGGTGCCGACGCGTAAAATTGTCTGATTTCGCTAGGTTTTTTTATCCCCCTCGAAAGGACCGGTGTTCACGGTGCCGGCGTTTTCCCGACTGCGGCAGGGGTCCGTCTGGGGGGTGCTGGGGCTCGTCGTGGCCTTGGCCCTCCCGGCTCGGGCCAAGGTGTACATCGACATCAACGCGCCCGCCCTGCGGCCGATCCCCGTGGCGATCCCGGTTTTGCGGAAGGAAGCGGGGGTGTCCGGCGAGCCCCACCGGGTCGTGGCGGAAGTCCTGCGTTGGGATCTGGGGTTCGCGGGCCTGTTCGACGTGGTGGATCCGCGGGCCTACCTGGAGGACCCCCAGCGGGCCCCCCTTCAGCCCGACGCGGCCGGGTTCGCCGACTGGATGGCGGTGGGCGCCGAGCTTCTGGTGAAGGGACGGGTGGCGGCCGCGGAGACCGGGGTCGCGGTGGACCTGTGGGCGTACGACGTGCTGCGCCGCCGGTTTCTGCTGGGCCGCCACTACGAGGGGCCGTCCGAGGCCGTTCGGTCCATGGCCCATCGGTTCGCCAACACCCTGCTGGAGGAGTTCACCGGCACCCCCGGTCCGTTCGGCACCCGGATCGCCTACGTGGCGGGGGCCGGACGGGCCAAGGAACTGGCCCTGGTGGACATGGACGGGGCCGGGCCGGTGCGGCTCACCCGAACCGGGTCCCTGAACCTCAACCCCTCGTGGGCCCGGGACGGCAAGTACCTGTACTACACCTCCTACGTCCTGGGGGGGCCGGACCTGTACCTGCTGGACCTCTCCCTGGGACGCTCCTGGGTGGTCTCCCGGCGGGAGGGAATCGATCTGGGGGGAAAGGACTCCCCGGACGGCAAGGAGATCCTCGTCACCCTGTCGGACAAGGGAAACCCCGAGATCTATCGTATGGACAAGGCCTCCCACCGGCTGGTGCGGCTGACCCGGAGCCGGGCCATCGACGTGGCGCCGGCGTGGTCTCCCGACGGAAGGCAGATCGCGTTCGTGTCGGACCGCATGGGGAACCCCCATATCTTCGTCATGAACCGGGACGGGGGCGACGTGCGGCGCCTCACCTTCGCGGGCACCCACAACGGCGACCCCGACTGGTCCCCCCGGGGGGATTGGATCGCGTACACGGGCAAGGACGAGCGGGGGGTGTTCCAGGTGTTCCTGGTGGACCCCCAGGGTCGGGAAACCCGGCAGTTGACGTTTGGGCCCCGGGACACCTACGATCCCTCCTGGTCCCCCGACGGCCGGTTTCTGGCGGTGACCTCGAACCGGGAAGGCGAAAAGGCGGTGTACGTGTTCCGGGTGGGCGGCCAGGAGTTCCGCCGGATCACCCCTCGAGGCGAGGTGGCCGAGCAGCCGGCTTGGGGGCCGGTGCTGCCGTAGGCCGCTGCCGACCGTTTCTCTCCGGGTCCGCCCCGGGCGGGCGAGGAGAGCGTTTCGTGTTTCGATGGAGACGAAAAGGAGGTTCGCGACATGAGGCCGAAAACGTTACGCTGGGCTGTGGTGGGGATGCTCCTGGCCGCGTTGGTCGTGGGAGGATGCGCCAAGAAACAGGTGCGCCAAGGAGGGGAGGAGACCCCCAAGGTCACGGTCACCCCCGAGAAGCCCACCCCGCCCCCGGCGGCCAAGGTGGTCGAGAAGCCCCAGGAGGCGCCGCCGCAGCCCTCGGAGCCCCCCCCGGGTGAGACGGGCGCGGTGGAGCCGGCTCCCAAGGAGCCGGTGAAGGGGGCCGGCCTGGCCCGGGAGACCACCCCCGGCCTGGAGCGGATCCACTTCGACTTCGACAAGGCGGTGATCCGCCCAGACGCCCAGGAGATCCTCCGGAGGAACGCCGAGTTCCTCAAGGCGAACCCGGGGGTGCGCATCCGCATCGAGGGGCACTGCGACGAGCGGGGCACCACCGAGTACAACCTGGCCCTGGGCGAGCGCCGGGCCAAGGCCGCGTTCCAGTACCTGATGGACCTGGGGGTGGATCCCAATCGGATGAGCGTGGTGAGCTACGGCGAGGCGGTGCCCCTGGACCCCGGCCACAACGAGGAGGCCTGGGCCAAGAACCGCCGCGCCGAGTTCGTGGAAGTGGAACAGTAGATGCGCCACGGCTTTCTTTGGCGAAACCGAGTGGGCAGGACCGCGGCCGCGGTCCTGCCCGCGTTGATTCTCGCGGGGGGCTGCGCCCAGCTGCCCACCCGGGCCGATCAGGTTCGGCAGGAGCAGCGGATCGCGTCGCTGGAGGAGCGGCTGCTCCGGCTCGAGCGGGCCGTGGACGAGGCTCGGGCCGCGCCGGCCCAGAGCTCCGTGCCCGACTACGGCCCCCGGCTCGCCCAGCTGGGTCAGCAGGTGGAGGCCCTGGACGAGCAGGTCCGCCAGCTGCTGGGGCGGGTGGACGCCCTGGAGCGCCGGCCGCAGCCCAAGGGAGACACCTCCCGGGTCGAGGCGTTGGAACGCCGGGTCCAGGAGATCGCCACCCGGCTGGCTGCCGTTGAGGCGAGGCCGGCCGCGCCGGCGCCCCCGGCGGGGAAGCAGGCCGAGCCCCCTTCCCCGCGGCCCGCGGCGACCCCGGCCCCCCCCGCCGCTCCCAAGGCCACGGCCCAGGACCTCTACGACCGCGCCTACGCCCTGTACAAGCAGGGAAAGCATGCCGAGGCCCGGGAGGCGTTCCAGCGGTTCATCTCGCTCTACCCCAAGACGGATCTGACGGACAACGCCTACTTCTGGATCGGTGAGAGCTACTACGACCAGCGGCAGTACGAGAAGGCGATCCTGGCCTACGACAAGGTGGTGCAGGAGTTCCCGCGGGGCGACAAGGTCCCCAGCGCCCTCTTGAAGCAGGCGTTCGCCTTCGACGCCATCGGCGACCCGGTGGACGCCCGGATCCTGCTCAAGAAGCTCCTCCGGGAACACCCGTCCTCGGAGCAGGCCGCGATCGCCCGGCGGAAACTGGAGATGTTGGGGGAGTAGGGTGACCTCCCGACGTCGGGCTCTCCTGGCGCTGCTCCGGGACGACGACGCCGACGTGCGCCGGACCGCTGCCGAGGCGTTGGATCGGCTGGATCTGCTGGAGGGCCTGCCCCAGGCGCTCCGGGCGATGGCTTCTGCCGAGCCTGGGGAATGGGTGGGGCTCCTGCGGGGGCTGGAGGGGGTTCGGGACGAGGCGGCCCTTCGGTTTTCCGTGCGGGCCCTGGGCCACGACGACGAGGGGGTCCGGCTGGCGGCCCTGGGGGTCCTGGAGGCCCACCGGGACTGGCGGATCACCCCGCGGGTGGTGGAGCGGCTGTCCGATCCCAGCCCGCTGGTCCGAGCCCGGGCGGCCGAGGTGCTGGGATCCCTGGGTGACCGCCGGGGAGGGCCGGCCCTCGAGCACCTGCTGGACGACCCGGATCCCGAGGTGCGGCGGGCGGCGGTTCAGGCCCTGGGGCTGCTGGGGCATCGGCCGGCCGAGCCTCGGGTGGTGGCCATGGCCCGGGATCCGGCCGCGCCGGTGCGGGCCGCGGCAGCCGACGCCCTGGGCCGGCTGGGGGTCACGGCCGACGCGACAGGACCTCGTGGGGGTTGATGCCGTGGACCAGGGGATCCACCCACCGGAGCACCTCCCGGCCCGTGACCACCCGTAGGGGCTGCTCCTCCGGCGGCAGGCGCCGCCCCGTCGGATCCACGACCACCCGCACCTCCCCGATCTCCCCGTCACCTGCCAAGCGGGTCACCACCCCCACCTCCCCGGACGCCAACCGCACGGCCGACCCCACGGGCACGGTGCCCACCACCTGGCGGAACACCTCGGCGGCCTGCGGGTCGAACGACTTGCCGGCCTGCCACAGGACCTGGGCCACGGCCTCGGGCAGTGACAGGGGCCGGCTGTAGGGACGGTGGGTGGTCATGGCGTCGAAGGCATCCACCACGGTCACCAGCGAGCTGAGCTCGGCCGGTCGGTACCCGGCCGGCCGCTCCGGATACCCCCCCCCGTCGTAGAGCATGTGGTGTTCGTAGACGAGACGGTCGGCCGTGGTGGGGATCCCGGCCATGGCCTCCAGGATCTCCCGTCCCAGCGTCGGGTGGCGGCGCATGGCGGCCCACTCCCCCTCGTTGAGACGGCCGGGCTTGCGGACGATCTCCGGAGGGGTGCGGGTCTTGCCGATGTCGTGGAGCAGGGCGCCCACCCCGAGGACCTCCAGGGTGTCGGGGGGCAGCTCGAGGTGCTGCCCCAACGACAGGGCCAGGAGGCACACGTTCACGCTGTGGTGGAACGTGTACCGGTCGTAGCTCTTGAGCAGGGCGAGGCCCTTGGCGACCCCGGGGTCCTCGTCGAGGATCTCGAGGAACGACCGCACGCACCGGCACGCCCGGTCCGGGTCGGGAATGCGGCCCTCCTGGGCCTCGCGGTACGCTACCTCCAGGGCGTCGAGGGTCTCCTGGTAGGTCCGGAAGCCCCGCTGCCAGGCCGTCCCCTGGTCGACCCGCCTCGTGCGCACGTGGGTGCTGCGCCACGGCTGCGGCCCGGTGGACGTCAGCCACGCCAGGAACCGTCCCACCTCGGCCGCGGTGGCGCCCGGTCCGATCTCCACGGCCTCCACCTCCCGGGAGTCGAACCACCGCACCATGTCCGCCGCGAACCCGTCGTCGGGGAGCAGGGGAACCCCCCCCACCAGGAAGTGGGACGCCGTCTTGGCCAGCAGCAGCGGGGCCCCGCGTTCGAGGGCCGGCCCGAGCGCCCGTTCCAGCGCCTGGAGGGCCCGGGTCACCGCGACGTGGCCCGGGGGGTACAGCAGCTGGACCTTGGCGAGACCCACCAGGGACCTCAGGAGGCCCTCGGCCGCGGGCTGGGGAAGGGGAGGGGGGGTCACGGCTCCGAGCCTCCGTCCCGGGCCGCGGCCAGGGCCCGCCGGGCCACGGCTCGCAGTTCGGGTTCCGGCCCGTCGACGAAGGCCGACAGGACCTCGAGGGCCTCCTCG
This is a stretch of genomic DNA from Deferrisoma camini S3R1. It encodes these proteins:
- a CDS encoding 50S ribosomal protein L11 methyltransferase, which codes for MQEVPAGPGEARACWEAAARAGAVGAVTSWGAGIPGRTFLRIYWEVTPGAPAPPEGEDLEEENWTPYWRGALEPVAVSARVWLVPAWASPPPEARGTVLRIDPGMAFGAGDHPTTRLCLRVVEAMAAGAGVPTPVLDVGTGTGVLALAAAALGAGRVDALDIDPFGFAACRRNARRNGLDGRVRPLLLSLDLVDGAYPLILANVVAGQLEALAGHLRRLLRPGGRLVVSGFQADEEHRVVEALGLAVEERAVEDGWPALTLAKEAP
- a CDS encoding LysM peptidoglycan-binding domain-containing protein; protein product: MRLRWAGWLTALALAVSAAAAEEAPPAPGTTIRLQRTLSVERRGNRSVFSETRRIRPGESLWKILRKEYRVDPEAMAAFVAAFRELNPGVDPDRLRPGQTVKVPFKIEERIQSAENAAAAEAYTVRPGDSVWKILKSRYGVTRDRMPQALAAVARANPRIRDLNRLYVGQRLRIPPDLVRASGARTPPPFEVPAFHASILRTLEALGCRVTDTGETFLPLGRGRTLRLPAADFPLVTGPSGRRVLLDPARRLAPALAREVETAWGYRVVQGVDPDPETRLGRLLPLLGFYEITEGARTVSLGDGAELLVLARWSVVPRPEDLWEGKIYVFLRAGARVPPPLAAELRRLGMEIHRLGPAPAAASSPAGEPLRPAVLPMADRAAGAGRLLSLLGVPHRVRPDLDLSLGGGVRYRVRPELWFRWEGLEYSVPPAGAARIEALLRRAGQFTMPWPPGAAPIAVLRDLLALLGVAHVQTTVEVPKADAVRLRVPGIVLDDPRLTGRVYPARAAGEKLFLAQARLSPDLWALLRTQGLLPWVIEP
- a CDS encoding citrate/2-methylcitrate synthase; this translates as MAPEPVCYPRVKNVGLRGITVADTKVSFIDGTQGILIYRGYRIEDLARHSTYEEVAHLLIHGHLPTAAELEAFERRLRTARAVPAEVLESLRLRPATATAMDVLQGAVAFLADHDPDLGGSDPQEVRAQAERLTARLPGVVAAWARIRAGEPVPEPRDDLGHAAHFLHQLTGRVPDPEAARLFDVCLLLHADHTFNASTFAAREVASTRAHLYAAVGAAIGALSGELHGGANTRVMAMLREIGTVDRVEAYVTARLNAGDRVMGMGHAVYKTLDPRARILKEMALGLAERTSDRHWLDIAERVCEVTQREFRARKGAEIYPNVDFYSAPVYHQLGIDPDLFTPVFALGRVAGWCAHVIEEKFAEAQDKPALYRPKAEYVGEYCGPQGCVYEPIEARGRGA
- the icd gene encoding NADP-dependent isocitrate dehydrogenase → MSVPDRPEVVFIPGDGIGPEVMFPAIEAVDAAVRGAYGGGRAIRWTEAWAGKRAMAEHGSPLPEPTLAAIRRARVALKGPLETPVGGGIRSLNVALRKILDLYACVRPVRYYPGVPSPMRHPERVDLVLFRENTEDVYAGYEWQEGTPEALRVIRFLNQEMACSIPEDSGVGIKPMSVTGSKRLIRMAIRYALDRGRRSVTLVHKGNIMKYTEGAFRRWGYEVAAREFSEHTITEAELRGREHGSDYDGVTPPGAVVVNDRIADAMFQELILRPERYDVLALSNLNGDYMSDAAAALVGGLGLAPGANLGDEYAVFEATHGTAPDIAGQGRANPGSLMLSGAMMLRHLGWEEAADRLEGAVTRVLAARRLTPDLAPQVPGAEELDTAAFGRAVAAEAA
- a CDS encoding L-2-amino-thiazoline-4-carboxylic acid hydrolase — encoded protein: MGRVIPLLPRRRVEAEMLLRVYRVLCPQVGPDRALAVVAAAVEGAAEAAGREFARQAPGGPSLEHFATVLDRWREGDALDVREVRLEEGVLAFTVTRCRYADLYRSMGLSVPLARTLSCGRDAAFARGYHAGLTLERRGTIVEGAAACRFRFVWEG
- a CDS encoding enoyl-CoA hydratase, which translates into the protein MQYETILFERRDRVGVLTLNRPKQINALSLRLMNEVLDLLARLEQDRDLGAVVIRGAGKHFCAGHDLSEMTGRDVKAYREIFDTCTRMMNAIQALPQPVIAQVQGVATAAGCQLVATCDLAVAAEGARFATPGVKIGLFCSTPMVALSRAVGRKKALEMLLTGEFLDAEEARLFGLVNRVVPADRLADETLALARKVTQASPLTLGIGKQAFYNQIDLPQPQAYAYAKEVMSLNALAADAQEGMCAFLEKRDPRWTGR
- a CDS encoding ligand-binding sensor domain-containing protein, whose translation is MKRVLSFLMAVCVAGAVAPRTGRCERSVFLSFSTLKLGSASRIHAIGVDGANRVWFAADTGVAALVGDRLASFFPLNKNSDGLLDDAARAVAFGALEEGENFFLGFNGASQDTRGIQYGRVLSETGLSPKPPSSLDTGGLGVLDLASDGSTLWAATPSGVRSWALGGGAPQPNTTVYQEDDEITRLALAPWADDPAVVFFDSGDARLYLVRLGDPSATRLVDPTLSALGGMAFSRLTGDLWVVGTPSSGTADLLRYPAQTLQGSDPAGSQPDGFSFPVNRTLRDVAVDPFDGTVWVATDQGAYFQTPGPDGSLQGTECSETDLPGQGCWAQEESSRFDRVDRITVDPSGNVWMGTDEGVRGILVRLLTISATRFVGEDARAVVTLEDLPGFEGNGVPDEVTTLEVTVGSTARQLEVAEDGDTGRFTLTFGFTLGESTSDTVFPVQSTADGVPVAVSYTFTDALGVERTLAVSASWANIEKFEDDLWIGGPCFLGVLGR